DNA from Mycolicibacterium alvei:
TCGGCGTGACCCCAAGGATCTGACCGTCGTCGATCCGGCCAACAATGTCGAGTTCTTCTTTCTGCGCCCTAAGGACATCGCCATCTACGTGGGTTCGGGTCAGCTCGACCTGGGCATCACCGGACGGGACCTGGCCGCGGATTCCGATGCTCCGGTGCGGGAGCGCCTATCGCTGGGCTTCGGTAACTCGACCTTCCGTTACGCCGCGCCTGCCGGTCGGGACTGGACCACTCAGGATCTGGCGGGCAAGCGGATCGCCACCTCGTTCCCGAACCTCGTGCGCAAGGATCTTGCGTCCCACGGGATCGAGGCTTCGGTGATCCGACTGGACGGTGCGGTCGAGATCTCGATTCAGCTCGGGGTCGCCGACGTGATCGCCGACGTGGTCGGCTCGGGTCGCACCCTGGGGCTGCACGGACTGGTGGCATTCGGTGCGCCGCTGTGTGACTCGGAGGCCGTGCTGATCGAACGCGACGGTGCGCAGGGCGATGGCAACGCGGCTGCGCGCGATCAACTGACCGCGCGCGTACAGGGCGTGGTGTTCGGCCAGCAGTACCTGATGCTGGATTATGACTGCCCGCGCGCGGTTTTGGACCAGGCCACCGCGGTGACACCGGGGCTGGAGTCACCGACCATCGCACCGCTGGCGGATCCGGATTGGGTGGCGGTACGGGCTCTGGTGCCGCGCCGCGACGTCAACGCCATCATGGATCAGATCGCCGCGATCGGCGCCAAAGCGATACTGGCATCGGATATTCGGTTCTGCCGTTACTGATCACCGCGTGCTGCGCCTGCACGCGTGTTAGCGTCCGGGGGACAATTCCAGGCCTCGGAGGTTGCCATGACGCATTTTCTGGTTCTGTTGTTGGCCCTGCTGATCGGCGTGGTGGCCGGATTGCGGACCTTCGCCGCGCCCGCCGCAGTGGCCTGGGCCGCAGCATTGAGCTGGATCAACCTCGACGGCACGTGGGCCGAGTGGTTGGCCCATCCGATCGTTGTCACCGTGCTGACCATTCTGGCTGTGGTGGAGTTGGTCACCGATCAGTTGCCGCAGACGCCGAGCCGTAAGACCCCGGTACAGTTCATCGCCCGTCTGCTCACCGGCGCGTTCGCCGGTGCGGTGATCGGCACCGCGTGGGGTTACACCTTCGGCGGCCTGGGTGCCGGTCTGGTCGGCGCCGTGATCGGCACCCTGGGTGGGTATGAGGCACGGAGGCGTCTGGTCGCGGCCAATGGCGGCCATGACCTGCCGATCGCCTTGCTGGAGGACGCTATTGCGGTACTCGGCGCTTTTGCGATCGCCGCTCTGACCGCAGTCGTGTAGTTCATGGCGCCCGCGCGCAGTTTCGACGCCATCGTCATCGGCGCAGGTCAGGCCGGGCCACCGTTGGCGGCCCGGTTGACCGCGGCGGGGCAGACCGTTGCGGTGATCGAACGTAAGCTCGTCGGCGGCACCTGCGTCAACTACGGGTGCATCCCCACCAAGACCCTGGTGGCCAGTGCGCATGCCGCACACCTTGCGCGTCGCGGCGCTGATTTCGGTGTCGGCACAGGCGAAATCGACATCGACATGGGCAAGGTCAAGGCCCGCAAGGATGCGATCATGCTGGCCGACCGCCACGGGGTGGAGGATTGGCTTGAGGCGATGAGCGGTGCGGAGCTCATCCGCGGACATGCCCGTTTCGTCGATCCGCACACGGTCGATGTCGACGGTGAGCTGTTGCGGGCAGATCGTATCTTCCTCAATGTCGGTGGCCGCGCGGTGATTCCGGATTTTCCCGGGCTGGACGGTATCGACTACCTGACGAACGTCGGCATCCTGGACCTCGACGAGGTCCCCGAGCACCTGGTGATCGTGGGCGGCAGCTACATCGCCCTGGAGTTTGCCCAGATGTACCGCCGATTCGGCGCGCGGGTCACCGTGATCGAGAAGGGACCGCGGCTGACTTCCCGTGAGGACGAGGACGTCTCGGCCACCATCACCGAAATCCTGCGGGCCGAGGGGATCGACGTGGTGCTGGGCGCCACCGGGATTCGGTTCGCCGAGCGGGACGGTGGTTTCGAGGTGACACCTCGCGACGGAGCGGACCCGATCACGGGGACGCACCTGCTGCTCGCGGTGGGACGCATCCCGAACACCGATGATCTCGGGTTGGAGATCGCCGGCGTGGACCTCGACAGTCGCGGCTACGTCGTGGTCGACGATCAGCTGCGCACCACCGCCGGGCACATCTGGGCGATGGGGGACTGCAACGGCAAGGGCGCGTTCACCCATACGTCCTACAACGACTTCGAGATCGTCGCCGCCAATCTGCTCGATGATGATCCGCGTCGCGTGAGCGACCGGGTCACCACCTACGCCCTGTATATCGATCCGCCGCTGGGCCGGGCCGGGATGACGGTCGAGCAGGTGCGCGCGTCGGGTCGAAAAGCGTTGGTGGGTAAGCGCCCGATGACCAGGGTCGGCCGTGCGGTGGAGAAGGGCGAGACCCAGGGCTTCATGAAGGTCGTGGTGGATGCCGAGACTGAGGAGATTCTGGGGGTGGCGATCCTCGGCGTTGGCGGCGACGAGGTGGTGCATTCCGTCCTTGACGTCATGACGGCGAAACTGCCCTACACCGCGATTTCGCGCACGATGCACATCCACCCCACCGTCAGCGAGCTGGTGCCCACGATGCTGCAGGAGCTGAAACCGCTGGACTGAGCGTGCGGGCGATGTTGGGTCGGCGCGATACGGTGCCCGAGGCGCAACCCGCTACTGCAGGGTCGCGTAGATTCCTTGAGGATCAATCCGAGCACCTAACACAGCATTTAACGAAGGCCATCATGTCCGAGGATCAGAACGTAGACGTTCCACCGAATCACCTCTCCATCGACCCGCGCAGCGCCTTCTACAGCGAAGAGGTGCTCAGCCGCGACGTCGGTATCCGCTTCAATGGCGTCGAGAAAACCAATGTTCACGAATACAACGTGGCCGAGGGTTGGGTGCGTGTCGAAGTGCCTACCGCGAAGGATCGCCGGGGAAATCCTATGGTCGTCAAGCTCAGCGGCACGGTCGAACCTTATTTCCGCCCAGCAAAATAACGGGCGCGCTTGGACCTTGCGGTCATGTCGGCTCGGACTACAGTGGGCGGCGGACGGGGTACTCGCTTGAGGCTGTGCCGGAGGTGAGAGACGTGGCCCGTGTGAATAGTGTTCGAAAGTTGGCCGCCGGACTCGGCGTGGTGGCGGTACCGATGGGAATCGCGTTTGCCGGAGCCGGCTCGGCATCAGCCGATCCGGGACTGTGCGTGAGTGGTCCGTACGGTTTCGCGCACGCCTGCGTGGATACGCCCGGCTGGTACAACGGCTGGTATGACGGTCCGCGGTGGCGTGGCGGTTGGGATGGCAACGACCAGGGCGAGGACGACTAGCTGCTGGTCAGGAGTGCGGAGCGCAGCAGACGCAACTGCCCGATCTCCGCGGCGTTCTTCGTCAGCTCGACGTTCAACCACAACACCGTGTCGGCCAGTGACCGGCCGGAGTTCGGTCCCCATGGAAATGCCGAGGGGACAAGGAGATCCGCGTCGGTCAACGATTCCAACAGGCGGCTCCACCGCGCGCTGAGTGCTCCGATCTGCTGCACGGCAGCCGCGGGGCCGGGCCAGTCGATCTCGGAGCGCGGCGGTGGCGGCCGACCTTCGACATGGGCGAGGGCGGTCGACCACCAGAAGATCATGTGCCACGTGAGCCAGCCGATGGTCGGCACCGGAATCGGGTCGGGTTCGATGTCAGCGAAGTCCGGCCACCACCGGCCCGACGCGTCTTCGTGCACCGTCCACACCAGGGGGCCGGGTTCCCACAGGTGATCGTCGTCGGCCAGCACCGACAGGTGCAGGTCGGTCAGCGCCCAGGCCAGGTCGAACTGGTTTCGCAGCAGCGCGATCACGGTGCGCGCATCACCAGCAGGGTCTGGGCCGAAGTGCCGATAAACCCTTGGCGGTCAAAGATTTCCGCCGTCGTCACCCCGATACCGTCCGGTCCGATGGAGCCGCGGGCCCGGACCGCGAAGTCCGACCCCTCCGGTAACCGGTGCAGATGCACCGCGGTGTCGGTGTTCATGAAGACGAACTTCTGCGGATCCAGGGCCGCGCCGATGCCATTGGCTGAATCCACCACCAGCGCCAGGCGCTGCAGGGCTGTCGTCTCCTCGTCGTCGACCACCGGCGTCAACGGACTCATCCAGGCCACCGCGGACTCACCGTCGGTCGTGCGCTGCCGTCGCCACGTCACACTTTCCAGATAACCCGGCGCGCCCTCCCAGCTGTGCGCCACGTCGGCGGCCTCGCCTTCCACTAGTCGCGGATACCGATCGGTGACCACGTCACTGGTGTCGCTGGGGGCCAACAGCCACGCCGTCACCCGCGCCACCGCGCGCCAACTGCCGTCGGGCCGGGCCGCCTCCATCTCGGAGACGATCATCGAGATCCGTGATCCCGGTCGGTCCACCCAGGCCCGAACCCGCACCGGCGCAACGGGAATGGCGCCGAGGATGTCGAGTGTCAACCGCCCGATCCGCAGGCCCGTGCCGGCGGCCGACTCCTCGATCGCCTTGGTCAGCAGCGCCAGCGGCGGTGAGCCGTGCTGAATCGCCGGATCCCAGTTGCTCCGGGTATCGGCGGTGGATTCGAACAGCTGGTAATCGCCATCGGCACCGAGCCGGTGGTAGTGACACCCGATCATGCAACTCCTGATTCTGGCCACCCGGGATACGGCGGCGGGGTGCCGCCGAACGCCGGACACAAACTCTGATGTGCGCACCACGAGCACAACCGCGACGGGTTGGGCCGGAAGTCGCCCGTGGCCCCGGCCACCTGGATGGCCTTCCAGATCGCCATCAGCGTGCGCTCGAACCGCAACAGCTCGTCGAGTTCGGGGGAGTAGTCGAGCACCTGACCGTCGGCCAGATACAGAAGCCGAAGCCGCGACGGCATCACCTCGCGCGAGCGCAGCAACGCCACGGCGTAGAACTTCATCTGGAACATCGCCTTGAATTCGGCTTGGGCCCACGCCTCGGACGGGGCTTTGCCGGTCTTGTAATCGACGACGCGCAACGCTCCCGACGGTGCCACATCGATCCGGTCGACGAATCCGCGCAACAGTGTGCCGTCGGCCAGCTCCACCTCCAGGCGGTGTTCGCAGGACTGCGGATCGAACCGGGTCGGGTCCTCCAGGCGGTAGTACCCCGACAACAGCGCCCTGGCCTCGGCCAGCAACGTGGCGGGATATTCGGTGTCGGCCAGCTCGGGTTCGGCGGCCACCACCTGCTCCCAGGCCGGCTCCACCAGATTCAGCGCGGTGTCATGTACCCGCTCGGCCGCGGGCAGCCCGTAGAGCTGCTCCAACGCGGCGTGCACCAGCGATCCGCGCAACTGGGCGGTGGACCGGGGCTCGGGGAGCCGGTCGATGGCGCGGAACCGGTAGAGCAGTGGGCACTGCTTGAAATCGCCGGCTCGCGACGGTGACAGCGCCGGGCGGCGCTGCGTCGGGGCCGGTTCCTCACTCACACCCGTAAGCCTAGGACCGGGCGCCGACAATCTTGCGGAACCCCGAGCACCCGGCCCGGTACGGGTACTGGCAGGCTGGACGTCCGTGGCAGGGAAGAGACCGACCGGACCGTTTGCCGTTGGCGACCGGGTGCAACTCACCGACGCCAAGGGCCGGCGCTACACGATGGTGCTCAATCCCGGCGGGGAGTTCCACACCCATCGCGGCATCATCGCCTTCGACAACGTGATCGGGTTGCCGGAAGGCAGCGTGGTCAAATCCACCAACGGCGATCAGTTCCTGGTGCTGCGACCGCTGCTGGTGGACTACGTGATGTCGATGCCGCGCGGTGCCCAGGTGATCTATCCCAAGGACGCCGCGCAGATCGTCCACGAGGGTGACATCTTCCCGGGTGCCCGGGTGTTGGAGGCCGGTGCCGGCTCCGGCGCCCTGACCTGCTCGTTGCTGCGGGCAGTCGGCCCTGAGGGCCGGGTGACGTCCTATGAGATCCGCGACGATCACGCCCCGACCGCCGAGAAGAACGTGATCACGTTCTTCGGTGAGCGCCCGGAGAACTGGGACCTGGTGATCGCCGACCTCGCCGACTACGAAGGCCCCGAGCAGGACCGCGTGGTCCTGGACATGCTGGCGCCCTGGGAGGTGCTGCCCGCGGTCTCCAAGGCACTGGTCGCCGGCGGGGTGCTGATGGTCTACGTCGCCACCGTCACGCAGCTGTCACGGGTCGTGGAGGCGCTTCGCGAGCAGCAGTGCTGGACCGAACCGCGGGCCTGGGAGAGCATGCAGCGCGGCTGGCACGTGGTGGGCCTGGCGGTACGCCCGGAACACAACATGCGCGGCCACACCGCGTTTCTGGTCAGCGCGCGCAAATTGGCGCCGGGCGCGGTGGCGCCGGTCCCACTGCGCAAGAAACGTCAGCTCGCCGCCGGGCCTGAGCCGGGCGCCTGACTTGGCAGCTTGGTGACCGCCGTCGTTTTCTGCGCCACGGTTGCTCCCGGGCGGTGATCATCGCCCTCAGGTCGAAAGCGGCGCGACTTCCACTCGACTTGCGGTCGTCTTGCGCTCGTCGCACTCGGCGCAGAGCTCAGTCGTCGCTGCGGTGTAGGCCCCGCCGGGTGGACAGCAGTTCCAGTTCGGGACGGCCCGCGACCATCCGTTCGGCGGTGTCGAGCACATCGACCACGTGGTGACGGTCGGCAGCGACGAGAGCGACGCCGATGCCGGCGCGGCGGTGTAGATCGTGGGTACCGGTTTCGGCCGCCGACACGGCGAGCTTGCGGTGCAGTTCGGCGATCACCGGACGGATGACCGAGCGCTTCTGTTTGAGCGAGTGCACGTCACCGAGCAGCAGGTCGAACTCCAGCCAACCGATCCACATTCCGGTCAGCGGGGCGGTGTCGGGGCGGCCGGCGTCGAAGCTTCGGCACCGGCGCCCATCACCAGCAACAGGTCGGCGGTGCGTCTGGTCAGCTGCCAGCCGTCGGCGTGCGGGGTGAATTCCATCGGGAAGCTGAATTCGCGCTCCGAATCGTCACCGCCCCCGGTGACCTTGACGGTCGCCACCACGTTGGCCGGCTCGGTTTGCGAGAAGGCCAGATCGGTGGCCTCGAAGGTCATCGGGGTGAAGCCGTTGTCGGCCAGCGCGCGGCCGAACTTGTCCAGCGCCACGGCGTCGTCAGCCGTGCCGTGTTCCACCAGGACAACCTTGTCGGCGCCCGGGACGTTGACGTCGGCCAGCCGGTCCAGCACGCCGGTCAGCGCCTCAGGGGCAGGCAGCGGCGCTGCGGGCGATGCCTCCGGCACCGTCGGGGACGGCAGGCTGGTCTTCGGGTGCGACGTGGCAGCCGGTTGGTCGCCGCTACCGCACCCACAGAGCCCAAGTGCCGCCACGATCGTGGCGGCACTCAGGACTGCTGTGCGGCTGCGGTTCAACGGCCTACTCAGCCGACAGACGACAGCAGGTTCAAGGCCGATCCCTTGGAGATCTGCCAGCCGGTGGGGCTCGGACCCGCCACGAACTGGATGTTCTGGGTGGCGGTGCCGCCGGTGGCCGAGGTCGCGGTCACGTCGGCGTAGGCGACGCCACCCTGGTCCTCGATGTTGGCGATGTCGAAGGTCAGCGGGAACTTCCCTTCAGCGGCGGCCTTGCTGTACGCACGGTCCGCGGCGAGGCTCTCGATGCGGCCGATACCACCCTGGATGTAGGGGGCCTTGCCGCTGAACGAGCCGCCACTGGCGAGTGCCTGCAGGGTCTGCACCAGCGGCGACGCCAGCTCCGGCGCCGGAGCGGCCGGCAGGGGCGCGCCGAACACGACCGGCTGGATTGCCGGAGTCGTCGACATGCCGCTGGATGCAATGGAAGTCACACCCGCGGCGGCTCCGCCCACCACGGCGGCGGCTGCAGCTGCGGTGATAAAGCCGGTAACGAGGGTTTTCGAGGCCACGACTGTCCTTTCGATCGGACCAATTGAATTAAGAGGCTAACAGTGGTGCTGGTGTGTCTCGTTCCTAGAGCGCACACAATGGCTGAATCGCCGGTAGCGTTGAAGTTGTTACTGCACCAACTTACGGTGCGGGAGGGAGCTCAATATGAGTGAGTCGGAGCGTTCGGACGGCCATGCCGAGAATTTCTCGGTCGGCCACTCGCAACCCATGTCCGATGATGAGGCCGCCGAGCTGGAATCGCTGCGCCGTGAAGCTGCGGTTCTGCGTGAGCAACTGGAGAATGCGGTAGGGCCCCAGAGCGGATTGCGCAGTGCCCGTGACGTCCACCAGCTAGAGGCGCGCATCGACTCGCTCGCCTCGCGCAACGCTAAGCTCATGGACACGCTCAAAGAGGCCCGCCAGCAGCTGCTCGCCCTGCGCGAAGAGGTGGACCGGCTGGGCCAGCCACCCAGCGGCTACGGCGTGCTGCTGGGCACCCATGAGGACGACACCGTCGACGTGTTCACCTCGGGACGCAAGATGCGGCTCACCTGCTCACCGAACATCGAGACCGCATCGCTCAAGCAGGGTCAGACCGTCCGGCTCAACGAGGCACTCACCGTGGTCGAGGCCGGCCACTTCGAGGCCGTCGGCGAGATCAGCACGCTGCGTGAAATCCTGGCCGACGGGCACCGGGCGCTGGTCGTCGGGCATGCCGATGAGGAACGTATCGTCTGGCTGGCCGAGCCCCTGATCGCCGCCGAGGATCTGCCCGAGGATTCCGAAGCCGCGCTCGACGACGACCGGCCGCGCAAGCTCCGCCCCGGCGACTCACTGCTGGTCGACACCAAGGCCGGATACGCCTTCGAGCGCATCCCCAAGGCCGAGGTCGAGGACCTGGTGCTCGAAGAGGTGCCCGATGTCAGCTACAACGACATCGGCGGACTGGGCCGCCAGATCGAGCAGATCCGCGATGCCGTGGAACTGCCCTTCCTGCACAAGGAGCTCTACCGCGAGTACTCGCTGCGGCCACCCAAGGGTGTGCTGCTCTACGGCCCGCCCGGTTGCGGTAAGACGCTGATCGCCAAGGCCGTGGCGAACTCGCTGGCCAAGAAGATGGCCGAGGTTCGTGGCGACGACGCCCGTGAGGCGAAGAGCTACTTCCTCAACATCAAGGGTCCCGAGCTGCTCAACAAGTTCGTCGGTGAGACCGAGCGTCACATCCGGCTGATCTTCCAGCGCGCCCGCGAGAAGGCCTCCGAGGGCACCCCGGTGATCGTGTTCTTCGACGAGATGGACTCCATCTTCCGCACCCGTGGCACCGGGGTCAGCTCCGACGTCGAGACAACCGTTGTGCCGCAGCTGCTTTCGGAGATCGACGGTGTGGAGGGCCTGGAGAACGTCATCGTCATCGGCGCGTCCAACCGCGAGGACATGATCGACCCGGCGATCCTGCGGCCCGGCCGCCTGGACGTCAAGATCAAGATCGAGCGGCCCGACGCCGAGTCGGCACAGGACATCTTCTCCAAGTACCTGACCGAGGCACTGCCGGTGCACGCCGACGATCTCGCCGAGTTCGGCGGTGACCGGACGCTGACGATCAAGACGATGATCGAGAAGGTCGTGGACCGGATGTACGCCGAGATCGACGACAACCGGTTCCTGGAGGTCACCTATGCCAACGGTGACAAGGAAGTCATGTACTTCAAGGACTTCAACTCCGGCGCCATGATCCAGAACGTCGTCGACCGGGCGAAGAAGAACGCGATCAAGGCCGTGCTGGAGACCGGTCAGCCCGGTCTGCGTATCCAGCACCTGCTGGATTCGATCGTCGACGAGTTCGCCGAGAACGAGGACCTGCCCAACACCACCAATCCCGATGACTGGGCCCGGATCTCGGGCAAGAAGGGCGAGCGGATCGTGTACATCCGCACGCTCGTCACCGGGAAGAGTTCGTCGGCCAGCAGGGCTATCGACACCGAGTCGAACCTCGGGCAGTACCTGTAGTAGCGAACCGGTTGGTCGTAATCGGCCCAACAGGGCGGCGCCGGTGGCAGCATGGTGGGAGTGACCACACCGGCGCTGTCCTGGGACGTGGTGTCCGTCGACAAGCCCGACGACCTCAACGTCGTCATCGGGCAGGCGCACTTCATCAAGACGGCGGACGACCTGCACGAGGCTCTGGTGGGTGTCAGCCCGTCGTTGCGGTTCGGGTTGGCATTCTGCGAGGCATCCGGACCGCGACTGGTGCGCCGCAGCGGCAATGATCCCGACCTGGTCGAGTTGGCGGTGCGCAATGCGCTGGCAATCGCCGCCGGGCACTCCTTCGTGATCTTCCTGCGCGAGGGCTTCCCGGTGAACGTCCTCAACCCGATCAAAGGGGTTCCGGAGGTCTGCTCGATCTTTTGCGCCACTGCCAATCCGGTCGAGGTGCTGGTGGCCGTCACCCCGCGCGGTCGCGGCATCGCGGGCGTGGTCGACGGGGAGCCGCCGCTGGGTGTCGAATCCGATGATGACGCGGCGGCCCGGCGGGATCTGTTGCGCGCGATCGGCTACAAGCTCTGACCCGTCAGGATTTCGCCGTCTGGGTGCGGTAGCGGTCGCGGGCCACCAGCGTGAGTCGTAGGTCGTCGAGCAGAGGATCGAGGAACCGGGTGCGCTGCTCGGGGTCCGACACTGCCCGGGCGCTGAGGTACATGAACGTCAATGCCGCCAGGAACATGGTGGTCTGGATCAGCGCCTCGGGTACCGGGAACGTCATTCCCAGCAGTTTGCCGTCGGGCGATCCGTTGTGGGTCCAGGTGGCCAAGAGCTCGGGACTGAGCACGATCAGTCCCAGTACGAAGAAGATCAGCGCGGTCACGACCGCGACGGTGAGTACCTGGACGATCTGCGAGAGCACGAGTACGAACACCACATTGAGCCGTTCTGGCTTCGACAGGCGTACCCGCCGCGGTCGGTCGGGCATGTCGGCGAACGGCGTGCCGGCCAGGCGTCCGTCATCCTCGGGTTGCTTGGCGTCGGGCCGCAGAATCGGCCGCACTCGATCCAGGGTGCTGGACACGAGAAACACCGTGGCGACCGCGAACAGGAAGAGCAGAGCCAGCCAGAGCCGGGCCCGGCTCAGTGTTGACGCCATCGACCAGACGTAGGTGTTGAAGAACACCAGCACGGTCAGGAGCACGACGGGCAGCGCCCGGACGAACAGGCCGCCGACCGATGCCAGATTGGACACCGTGACCTGCGCGGCGAAACCCAGGATCGATCCGATTCCCGTTGCGGTGCAAAGCAATATAACCGTGACGACCAACGCCTCGATGGCCAGGTTCACACCGTCCCGGGCCGTCAATCCGCCGTAGAATCCACTCACCGCGATCACCGGTACGGCAATCGTCGACACCGCATCGCCCGTGCGCCCGGTCGGGAGCCTGGTGACCGCCCACCCGATCAGTGCGGCAGTCGGTAGCACCAGCAGCAAGACCGCCAGCACGAACCACTCGGTCCGCGTCGGGGTTCCGTCGATGGCGATGGTGTGCTTGCCGGTCAGGGCGACCACCGGGACCGAACTCGCCATCACCCAGGCATAGGCGGCGAGAGCCGGCGCCGACCGTCCCCACACCGACCGGACCAGTGCACCCGGGCGTAACACCGCGGGCAGTCCGCTGGCCAGGAACCAGCGTTCGGCCTCGATGCAGTTTCTCATCACCGCTACTGCACCAAGCAATCACCGGGACGGCAAGCACCGGGTGGTGACCGGCACGGCGTGTCGCGGTGCACGGCGCGCACCGATGTAGCCGAGGTGACGTCGGGCGTGTCTACGGATCGCTACGTATCGCTACGGATCGCGTGGTGTTGCCCGTGCAGCGGCGCGGCGGTCAACTCCGAGGCAACGGCTGCGGGGAGAAATCTCCGAGCTTATTCAACTCAAAAATGCACCCGGGCGGCACCGGCAATTATTAAAATTCGATTGGAATTTCTGCCCGGGATTATTCGTGTCGAATCCTTCCCCGGATGCACTCGGATCGCTTCTTCGGGCGAGCACGCGAGGAGTAGCCGGCGACATGCCGTGTGGTACCGCTGTGCCGATGTAACGATCAGATAACGACGCAAATCCTTTTCTGGGATTGAAGTGTGACGAAGTTGATGCAGGTCAACCCGCATGATTGCGGATGAATCAGCGCGCCTGGAGCGCTGGCGGCGCTTGATCCCGACACGGCGGTGTGCTTACGTCGAGGCACCGATGACATGAAACTGACGATGATCGCTGAGAAGTTCGGTGGTGACTTTTAACTCGATATGCACGTTTTAGAAAGCGAGCCGGGACGCCATTCCCGGCAAGAATTCCTGCGCCCTCCACGGGGTACCGATGCGATTGGCATCCGCGACCTTGTGGCAGCAACCGGGGTGCTCGATCTCAATTCCACCTATGCCTATCTGCTGCTGGCAACGGATTTTGCTGCCACGTCAATAGTGGCCGAACGTGACGGTGACCTGCACGGATTCATCACTGGGTACCACCCGCCGTCGCGACCGGATGTCCTCTTCGTGTGGCAGGTCGCGGTGGCGCCGTCGGCGCAAGGCGGGGGACTGGCCAGCACGATGCTCGACGCGCTCGTACACCGGGTGCGGTCGCAGCGCGACGGGCGTCCGGTCGCCGTGGAGGCCACAGTCGCTCCGGGCAACACCGCATCGCGCGCATTCTTCGGCGCCTTCGCGCGCCGTCACGGCGTCCCGCTTGTAGAAGACCCGCACTTCGGGAGTGACCTGCTGGATGCAGGCGGAGCGCACGAGGATGAGCCGATCCTGCGGATGGGGCCGATCGCCACACCGCTTTCTCGCTGAAATCAGTTATCTGATAACCATTTTGATTCACATTGGAAGGATTTTCCCTTGCTGCTGGCTACGACAGCGCCCCTGACCGAGTCTGACCTGCCCGACGTCTTCAGTTCGGTCGAATCCGAGGTCCGAAGTTATTGCCGCAGCTGGCCTGCAGTGATGGAAACCGCCAGCGATTCCTGGGTGACCGACACCTCGGGGCGCGCCTACATCGACTTCTTCGCCGGGGCGGGGGCGCTGAACTACGGCCA
Protein-coding regions in this window:
- a CDS encoding thioesterase family protein encodes the protein MIGCHYHRLGADGDYQLFESTADTRSNWDPAIQHGSPPLALLTKAIEESAAGTGLRIGRLTLDILGAIPVAPVRVRAWVDRPGSRISMIVSEMEAARPDGSWRAVARVTAWLLAPSDTSDVVTDRYPRLVEGEAADVAHSWEGAPGYLESVTWRRQRTTDGESAVAWMSPLTPVVDDEETTALQRLALVVDSANGIGAALDPQKFVFMNTDTAVHLHRLPEGSDFAVRARGSIGPDGIGVTTAEIFDRQGFIGTSAQTLLVMRAP
- a CDS encoding DUF3297 family protein produces the protein MSEDQNVDVPPNHLSIDPRSAFYSEEVLSRDVGIRFNGVEKTNVHEYNVAEGWVRVEVPTAKDRRGNPMVVKLSGTVEPYFRPAK
- a CDS encoding tRNA (adenine-N1)-methyltransferase — protein: MAGKRPTGPFAVGDRVQLTDAKGRRYTMVLNPGGEFHTHRGIIAFDNVIGLPEGSVVKSTNGDQFLVLRPLLVDYVMSMPRGAQVIYPKDAAQIVHEGDIFPGARVLEAGAGSGALTCSLLRAVGPEGRVTSYEIRDDHAPTAEKNVITFFGERPENWDLVIADLADYEGPEQDRVVLDMLAPWEVLPAVSKALVAGGVLMVYVATVTQLSRVVEALREQQCWTEPRAWESMQRGWHVVGLAVRPEHNMRGHTAFLVSARKLAPGAVAPVPLRKKRQLAAGPEPGA
- a CDS encoding DUF4126 family protein translates to MTHFLVLLLALLIGVVAGLRTFAAPAAVAWAAALSWINLDGTWAEWLAHPIVVTVLTILAVVELVTDQLPQTPSRKTPVQFIARLLTGAFAGAVIGTAWGYTFGGLGAGLVGAVIGTLGGYEARRRLVAANGGHDLPIALLEDAIAVLGAFAIAALTAVV
- a CDS encoding RecB family exonuclease codes for the protein MSEEPAPTQRRPALSPSRAGDFKQCPLLYRFRAIDRLPEPRSTAQLRGSLVHAALEQLYGLPAAERVHDTALNLVEPAWEQVVAAEPELADTEYPATLLAEARALLSGYYRLEDPTRFDPQSCEHRLEVELADGTLLRGFVDRIDVAPSGALRVVDYKTGKAPSEAWAQAEFKAMFQMKFYAVALLRSREVMPSRLRLLYLADGQVLDYSPELDELLRFERTLMAIWKAIQVAGATGDFRPNPSRLCSWCAHQSLCPAFGGTPPPYPGWPESGVA
- the hisG gene encoding ATP phosphoribosyltransferase codes for the protein MLRVAVPNKGSLSEAAGEILAEAGYRRRRDPKDLTVVDPANNVEFFFLRPKDIAIYVGSGQLDLGITGRDLAADSDAPVRERLSLGFGNSTFRYAAPAGRDWTTQDLAGKRIATSFPNLVRKDLASHGIEASVIRLDGAVEISIQLGVADVIADVVGSGRTLGLHGLVAFGAPLCDSEAVLIERDGAQGDGNAAARDQLTARVQGVVFGQQYLMLDYDCPRAVLDQATAVTPGLESPTIAPLADPDWVAVRALVPRRDVNAIMDQIAAIGAKAILASDIRFCRY
- a CDS encoding FAD-containing oxidoreductase, whose amino-acid sequence is MAPARSFDAIVIGAGQAGPPLAARLTAAGQTVAVIERKLVGGTCVNYGCIPTKTLVASAHAAHLARRGADFGVGTGEIDIDMGKVKARKDAIMLADRHGVEDWLEAMSGAELIRGHARFVDPHTVDVDGELLRADRIFLNVGGRAVIPDFPGLDGIDYLTNVGILDLDEVPEHLVIVGGSYIALEFAQMYRRFGARVTVIEKGPRLTSREDEDVSATITEILRAEGIDVVLGATGIRFAERDGGFEVTPRDGADPITGTHLLLAVGRIPNTDDLGLEIAGVDLDSRGYVVVDDQLRTTAGHIWAMGDCNGKGAFTHTSYNDFEIVAANLLDDDPRRVSDRVTTYALYIDPPLGRAGMTVEQVRASGRKALVGKRPMTRVGRAVEKGETQGFMKVVVDAETEEILGVAILGVGGDEVVHSVLDVMTAKLPYTAISRTMHIHPTVSELVPTMLQELKPLD
- a CDS encoding DUF503 domain-containing protein is translated as MWIGWLEFDLLLGDVHSLKQKRSVIRPVIAELHRKLAVSAAETGTHDLHRRAGIGVALVAADRHHVVDVLDTAERMVAGRPELELLSTRRGLHRSDD
- a CDS encoding DinB family protein, whose translation is MIALLRNQFDLAWALTDLHLSVLADDDHLWEPGPLVWTVHEDASGRWWPDFADIEPDPIPVPTIGWLTWHMIFWWSTALAHVEGRPPPPRSEIDWPGPAAAVQQIGALSARWSRLLESLTDADLLVPSAFPWGPNSGRSLADTVLWLNVELTKNAAEIGQLRLLRSALLTSS